One window of Rhizobium leguminosarum genomic DNA carries:
- a CDS encoding sensor histidine kinase: MSSNPTRPQETNAAGDSEERIKRFLATASHDLQSPLRHIAMYAELLLDDLEETLEGEQLQSLRMIMEKAQVAQRLTKALMSLAGGTPQVTPEEVDLQALAENVWGELTDETAVRDATLESQGLPSIQTDPALLGLVLRHLLTNALTYRSEAPPHVAIAAERKGTDWFILISDNGTGIEPVHQERIFEPFWKLPKAGAAQGAGLGLTTAQEFLKALGGDLSLEHSDTSGSRFVIRLPIA, translated from the coding sequence ATGTCATCCAACCCGACGAGACCGCAGGAAACCAACGCTGCCGGCGACAGCGAGGAGCGCATCAAGCGTTTTCTCGCAACCGCCTCGCACGACCTGCAATCGCCGCTCCGCCATATCGCCATGTATGCCGAGCTGCTGCTCGACGATCTCGAAGAGACGCTCGAGGGCGAACAGCTTCAGAGCCTCAGGATGATCATGGAGAAGGCGCAAGTCGCGCAGCGCCTGACCAAGGCATTGATGAGCCTTGCCGGTGGAACACCTCAGGTGACGCCTGAGGAGGTCGATCTGCAGGCGCTGGCCGAAAATGTCTGGGGCGAGCTGACCGACGAAACGGCGGTGCGAGATGCGACGCTTGAAAGCCAAGGCCTGCCCTCCATCCAGACCGACCCTGCCCTGCTCGGCCTGGTGCTGAGGCATTTGCTGACCAATGCCCTCACCTATCGCAGCGAAGCGCCGCCGCATGTCGCCATTGCGGCCGAGCGAAAGGGGACCGATTGGTTTATCCTGATTTCCGACAATGGGACGGGCATCGAACCGGTTCATCAGGAGCGGATATTCGAGCCGTTCTGGAAATTGCCGAAGGCGGGAGCGGCCCAGGGCGCCGGTCTGGGGTTGACGACGGCGCAGGAGTTTCTGAAGGCGCTTGGCGGCGATCTCAGTCTCGAGCATTCGGATACAAGCGGCAGCCGCTTCGTCATCCGCCTTCCGATCGCCTGA
- a CDS encoding response regulator: protein MTTETGRRNAVKVLFVDDEFIEFRALKKKIADLSEPAVAVEYSPSIGDALEKIRLARFDLILLDNRLLPNADFRETVPELRGIGYTGPIGVVSTDISGGYFQEFPNYGVDFRIGKDEIDAQTLQHIIREYVTYDVPDFWKDDYSI from the coding sequence ATGACCACCGAAACGGGCCGAAGGAACGCCGTAAAGGTTCTCTTTGTCGACGACGAATTCATCGAATTTCGTGCGCTCAAGAAGAAGATCGCCGATCTCTCTGAGCCGGCTGTCGCGGTTGAATATTCGCCATCGATCGGTGACGCGCTGGAAAAGATCCGCTTGGCGCGTTTCGATCTCATCCTGCTCGACAACCGCCTTCTGCCGAACGCCGATTTCCGTGAGACGGTGCCGGAACTGCGCGGCATCGGTTACACCGGCCCGATCGGCGTCGTCTCGACCGATATATCGGGCGGCTATTTCCAGGAATTCCCGAATTACGGCGTCGATTTCCGCATCGGCAAGGATGAAATCGATGCCCAGACGCTGCAGCACATCATCCGCGAATATGTGACCTACGACGTCCCGGATTTCTGGAAGGACGATTACAGCATCTGA
- a CDS encoding helix-turn-helix transcriptional regulator, producing the protein MNNAPAIPFHAGPELSRAINRTDFFRLLKSAAQHYNFDHFALARISEASAPFAERDVVITNVAERRVGLFITTLKEALGTVRAKSAQFLATPVHGRSTQPEDYRSDLVFNEFLSGVFLFIPLFTPEGRRYCLVLSGERQEPDQSEVADMLLDAMRIFDKLYEEILTQEMSGRLTQREQEIVKWTSEGKTSAEIAIILGLSEHTVNSHITAAARKLDAVNRVHMVAIALRNGLVS; encoded by the coding sequence ATGAATAATGCCCCGGCAATTCCCTTTCACGCCGGACCGGAGCTGAGCCGGGCGATCAACCGCACCGATTTTTTCCGGCTGCTGAAGTCGGCTGCGCAGCACTATAACTTCGATCATTTCGCGCTGGCCCGCATCTCCGAGGCTTCGGCCCCTTTCGCTGAACGCGATGTCGTCATCACCAATGTCGCCGAGCGGCGTGTCGGCCTTTTCATCACGACGTTGAAGGAAGCGCTGGGGACCGTCCGGGCAAAGTCCGCCCAGTTTCTGGCAACACCGGTTCATGGCAGGAGCACACAGCCGGAAGACTATCGGTCCGATCTCGTTTTCAACGAGTTCCTGAGTGGCGTCTTTTTGTTCATCCCGCTGTTCACGCCGGAAGGGCGGCGCTACTGCCTAGTGCTCAGCGGCGAGCGTCAGGAGCCGGATCAGAGCGAGGTCGCCGATATGCTGCTCGACGCCATGCGCATTTTCGACAAGCTTTATGAGGAAATCTTGACGCAGGAAATGTCCGGACGGCTGACCCAGCGCGAGCAGGAAATTGTCAAATGGACGAGCGAAGGCAAGACGTCGGCTGAGATCGCCATCATTCTCGGTCTTTCCGAACATACGGTCAATTCGCACATCACCGCAGCCGCGCGCAAACTTGACGCTGTCAACCGCGTTCACATGGTGGCGATCGCCTTGAGGAATGGTTTGGTTTCGTGA
- a CDS encoding response regulator, which translates to MPTIIYVDDSRDDLFYLDYIRRKQQIEVDLFCFSTAETALAALEQRAAEGWALPELLVADLYMPLDSGIALVSRLRRDDRFKAMRLAVCSGSDAAEDRARSLKAGADVYLEKPLDLARILLNLEM; encoded by the coding sequence ATGCCTACCATAATTTACGTCGACGACAGCAGGGATGATCTCTTCTATCTCGACTATATCCGCAGGAAGCAGCAGATAGAGGTTGATCTATTCTGTTTCTCGACCGCCGAGACGGCGCTGGCGGCGCTGGAACAGCGCGCGGCGGAAGGCTGGGCCCTACCGGAGCTGCTGGTCGCCGATCTCTATATGCCGCTCGACAGCGGCATTGCCTTGGTGAGCAGGCTGCGTCGAGACGATCGTTTCAAAGCGATGCGGCTTGCCGTCTGCAGCGGATCGGATGCTGCCGAGGACCGCGCGCGCTCACTTAAGGCCGGCGCCGATGTCTATCTGGAAAAGCCGCTTGACCTCGCCAGGATTCTTCTCAATCTCGAGATGTAG
- a CDS encoding sensor histidine kinase, with product MQDKGNVDLQDQRRRWRYRGFAIAVGCLMFLLGMSAVAGWLLQITVIISLVPGFPSMAFNTALCFVLSGVGLATSTLAARRFRVAATIMAGSAAAIAAARLVEIATVGRTFHNVDLLITRFVIPPDFIAQVGGGMGPNTALVFLIANLSLLLSLHAVRKSQVVQELTSYVVITLGMIALASYVTDAEQGYRWGPYAAMAVHTALGTVIFGSGLLARSWWLQPANRAQIPLWIPAAVCFTGLLVDLYTPLGVANGILYVPLVLTALWFGNRNAPLFFAFACTVLLMLGFFAVKHDEAAFWQEIANRTITAATLWLIAILVFYFMRNNHNLETERVRFGALVRGTPDAVIVIDESGTIRSFNPAAESMFGYSPQETIGRNIKMLMPEPYHSEHDGYLAHYRRTGEERIIGKTRMVSGRRNSGIVFPIDVSISAVATGGTKIFVGIVRDISERARQEERIKTTLAQLEAYTAELERSNHDLDEFAYIASHDLKEPLRGLHNHSRFLLEDYEDKLDVDGVRRLNRLVRLSQRMEKLVNDLLYFSRLGRQQLAVKRTDISLIVKDVVATMELLLEERHAKVIIDGQLPDVVCDAPRLTEVFRNLITNAIKYNDKSAPLVSIGYLDRFVGEDGTVARNVFFVRDNGKGIPQEFHEDIFRIFKRLEKSQDSDDGTGAGLTFVRKIIARHNGDIWLESEVGAGTTFYFTLGKKREGQNAAA from the coding sequence GTGCAGGATAAGGGCAACGTGGACCTGCAGGACCAGCGGAGGCGGTGGCGCTACCGTGGCTTCGCGATTGCGGTTGGCTGCCTGATGTTCCTTCTCGGAATGAGCGCTGTTGCCGGCTGGCTGTTGCAGATCACGGTGATCATTTCGCTCGTTCCCGGCTTTCCATCGATGGCCTTCAACACCGCGCTCTGCTTCGTGCTGTCCGGCGTGGGACTTGCCACCTCGACGCTGGCTGCCCGTCGTTTTCGGGTCGCGGCAACGATCATGGCAGGGTCTGCGGCGGCAATCGCCGCGGCCCGGCTCGTAGAAATCGCGACGGTCGGCCGGACCTTCCACAATGTCGACCTGCTGATCACCCGCTTCGTCATCCCGCCCGATTTCATCGCGCAGGTCGGCGGCGGCATGGGGCCAAACACGGCGCTGGTCTTCCTGATCGCCAATCTTTCGCTGCTGCTCTCTCTCCACGCGGTGAGGAAAAGCCAAGTGGTGCAGGAGCTGACGAGCTACGTCGTCATCACCCTCGGTATGATCGCGCTGGCCAGCTATGTCACCGATGCCGAACAGGGTTACCGCTGGGGGCCTTACGCGGCGATGGCGGTGCATACGGCGCTCGGCACCGTGATCTTCGGCTCGGGGCTTCTCGCCCGCTCCTGGTGGTTGCAACCGGCAAATCGAGCGCAGATCCCGCTCTGGATCCCGGCTGCGGTTTGCTTCACCGGCCTTCTCGTCGATCTTTATACACCGCTCGGTGTTGCGAACGGCATTCTCTATGTGCCGCTGGTGCTGACGGCGCTCTGGTTCGGCAACCGAAACGCGCCGCTTTTCTTCGCCTTTGCCTGCACCGTGCTGCTGATGCTCGGCTTTTTCGCCGTCAAGCACGACGAGGCAGCATTCTGGCAGGAGATCGCCAACCGCACGATCACGGCCGCGACGCTCTGGCTGATCGCGATCCTCGTCTTTTATTTCATGCGCAACAATCACAACCTCGAAACCGAGCGCGTCCGTTTCGGCGCGCTGGTGCGCGGCACGCCTGATGCCGTCATCGTCATCGATGAGAGTGGAACGATCCGGAGCTTCAACCCGGCGGCTGAAAGCATGTTCGGTTACTCCCCGCAGGAGACGATCGGCCGGAATATCAAGATGCTGATGCCCGAACCCTACCATTCCGAGCATGACGGCTATCTCGCCCATTACCGGCGGACCGGCGAGGAGCGCATCATCGGCAAGACGCGCATGGTTTCTGGACGACGCAACAGCGGCATCGTCTTTCCGATCGATGTTTCCATCAGCGCCGTCGCCACCGGCGGTACGAAGATCTTCGTCGGTATCGTGCGCGACATCAGCGAGCGCGCGCGGCAGGAAGAGCGAATAAAAACGACGCTTGCCCAGCTCGAGGCCTATACGGCCGAACTCGAGCGCAGCAACCACGACCTCGACGAATTCGCCTATATTGCCTCGCATGATCTCAAGGAACCGCTGCGCGGCCTGCACAACCACTCCCGGTTCCTCCTGGAGGATTATGAAGACAAGCTCGACGTCGACGGCGTGCGCCGACTGAACCGGTTGGTGCGCCTCAGCCAGCGCATGGAGAAACTCGTCAACGACTTGCTCTATTTCTCACGGCTCGGACGGCAGCAGCTGGCGGTCAAACGCACTGATATCAGCCTGATCGTCAAGGATGTCGTCGCGACGATGGAACTTCTGCTGGAGGAGCGGCATGCCAAGGTCATCATCGACGGCCAGTTGCCGGACGTGGTGTGCGACGCGCCGCGGTTGACGGAGGTGTTCCGCAATCTCATCACCAATGCGATCAAATATAATGACAAGTCGGCACCGCTCGTTTCGATCGGCTATCTCGATCGGTTCGTTGGCGAGGACGGCACAGTTGCCCGCAACGTTTTTTTCGTCAGGGATAACGGCAAGGGCATACCCCAGGAATTCCATGAGGACATTTTCCGCATTTTCAAACGGCTGGAAAAATCGCAGGATTCCGACGACGGCACCGGAGCAGGCCTCACCTTCGTTCGCAAGATCATCGCACGACACAATGGCGATATCTGGCTGGAATCCGAAGTCGGCGCCGGCACGACATTCTATTTTACTCTGGGAAAAAAGCGCGAGGGGCAGAATGCAGCAGCGTGA
- a CDS encoding response regulator: MQQRDTQPILIVEDSEDDFEATMRAFKRTNLRNSIRWAASGQEALDMLGAMVPKPGLILLDLNMPGLDGRKTLEAIKSNASWRKIPVVILTTSDDERDIEGCYALGANTYVQKPVDLDGLFGAVQRLKEYWFEIAILPLED; encoded by the coding sequence ATGCAGCAGCGTGACACACAACCCATCCTGATCGTCGAAGACAGCGAAGACGATTTCGAAGCGACGATGCGCGCCTTCAAACGCACCAACCTGCGCAACTCGATCCGCTGGGCGGCCTCCGGCCAGGAAGCGCTCGACATGCTCGGCGCGATGGTGCCGAAACCGGGGCTGATCCTGCTCGATCTCAACATGCCGGGGCTTGACGGCCGCAAGACGCTGGAGGCGATCAAGTCGAACGCCAGCTGGCGCAAGATCCCGGTGGTGATCCTCACCACCTCCGACGACGAACGTGATATCGAAGGCTGCTATGCGCTCGGCGCCAATACCTATGTGCAGAAGCCGGTCGATCTCGACGGGCTCTTCGGGGCGGTCCAGCGGCTGAAGGAATACTGGTTCGAAATCGCCATCCTGCCGCTCGAGGACTGA
- a CDS encoding response regulator, with protein MAEDCSILIIDDSIDDREVYRRILGRVSSTAYSVLEAETGEEGLALNGRKRPNCILLDYSLPGRNGLGVLADILENDPAANVIMLTGQGNETVAVEVMKSGARDYLTKDSLSPETLHRCIQNAIMHGMLEARLEQKRQSLEIFTRAMAHDLKEPLRTIKSFSRILHGSAVLPAEDRELLDYVLSAADHMEDLIVKVSGFTRLEASGGPVLTPVSLSDVLDQVEDNLRQQTESRGALIIRGALPEVMGDATLLTQLLQNLVSNAIRYCEQEVPEVTISGETHGDFCRLTVRDNGPGIDPLHRELIFQPFKRLVGRGIEGTGLGLAICRRIAQLHGGSIWCEAENGPGATFILDVPLAEARPAPPAASAIPHSGKPAEQPGEGSGRLAEVLLVEDSPADIQLLKIKLMRREKVDFHLHVATNGREAMRLLEERAGIADVPQIDLMLLDINMPIMDGFEVLRALSADIRLNQIPVCILSTSSDESDRQRARNLGARAYMVKPPTLQQLEEALEDVEHLELLQRGDSLALCAEQN; from the coding sequence TTGGCCGAAGACTGCAGCATTCTCATCATCGACGACAGCATTGACGATCGCGAGGTCTATCGCCGCATATTGGGCCGCGTCTCCAGCACGGCCTATTCCGTCCTGGAGGCGGAAACGGGTGAGGAGGGCCTTGCGCTGAACGGCCGGAAACGGCCGAACTGCATCCTGCTCGACTATTCGCTGCCGGGGCGCAACGGGCTCGGTGTTCTTGCCGATATCCTGGAGAACGATCCCGCCGCCAACGTCATCATGCTGACCGGCCAGGGCAACGAAACCGTTGCCGTCGAGGTAATGAAGAGCGGCGCGCGCGACTATCTGACGAAGGATTCGCTGTCGCCCGAAACACTGCATCGCTGCATCCAGAACGCCATCATGCATGGCATGCTGGAAGCACGGCTGGAGCAGAAGCGGCAATCGCTTGAGATCTTCACGCGCGCCATGGCCCATGATCTGAAGGAGCCGCTCCGGACGATCAAATCCTTCAGCCGCATCCTGCACGGTTCTGCAGTGCTTCCGGCTGAAGACCGGGAACTGCTCGATTACGTGCTCAGCGCCGCCGACCATATGGAAGATCTGATCGTCAAGGTGTCGGGTTTCACCAGGCTCGAGGCCTCCGGCGGGCCGGTGCTGACGCCAGTCTCACTCTCCGATGTGCTCGATCAGGTGGAGGACAATCTGCGCCAGCAGACCGAAAGCCGCGGCGCCCTCATCATCCGCGGGGCGCTACCGGAGGTCATGGGCGATGCGACGCTGCTGACCCAGCTGCTGCAGAATCTCGTGTCGAATGCCATCCGCTACTGCGAGCAGGAGGTTCCGGAGGTCACGATCTCGGGCGAAACGCATGGCGATTTCTGCCGCCTCACCGTGCGTGACAACGGGCCCGGCATCGATCCTCTGCATCGCGAACTGATCTTCCAGCCCTTCAAGCGCCTCGTCGGCCGCGGCATCGAGGGCACCGGGCTCGGCCTTGCCATCTGCCGCCGCATCGCGCAACTGCATGGCGGTTCGATCTGGTGCGAAGCGGAGAATGGGCCAGGCGCCACCTTCATTCTCGACGTGCCGCTCGCCGAGGCGAGGCCCGCGCCGCCCGCTGCATCGGCCATCCCGCACAGCGGGAAGCCGGCGGAGCAGCCAGGCGAAGGTTCGGGCAGGCTCGCCGAAGTGCTGTTGGTGGAGGACAGCCCAGCCGACATACAGCTTCTGAAGATCAAGCTGATGCGGCGGGAGAAGGTGGATTTCCACCTGCATGTCGCCACCAACGGACGCGAAGCGATGCGGCTGCTCGAAGAACGCGCCGGTATCGCCGATGTGCCGCAAATCGACCTGATGCTGCTCGACATCAACATGCCGATCATGGATGGCTTCGAGGTGCTGCGTGCGCTTTCCGCCGATATCCGTCTCAACCAGATTCCCGTCTGCATTCTCAGCACGTCAAGCGATGAGAGCGACAGGCAGCGGGCCAGAAATCTCGGCGCGCGCGCCTATATGGTCAAGCCGCCGACCCTGCAGCAACTCGAAGAGGCACTCGAAGATGTCGAACATTTGGAGTTGCTTCAGCGCGGCGATTCGCTTGCGCTTTGTGCGGAACAAAACTAA
- a CDS encoding VOC family protein, which produces MTFAALILALLATPLQSGLLQMVSGIHHVTAVTRKVQANVDFYAGFLGMRLVKQTAGYEDVTQLHLIYGDAVGTPGSLLTFLVWEDGAPGRAGFGQISEVSLSIDPASIGYWLTRAMSFGLRSEGPADEFGEPVLRLKDPDNIILKLAGAKHLTSPAVWDGASIPVEHAVQRVRGATMLTEKPTESRSFIESHFGYRFLANRGTIDRLISQSGDVIDVRDARGFWSGAPGTGTVDHVAFRAADEETLDSVRKALEATDASPTNMHDRKYFRSLYAREPGGTLIELATDKPGMLVDEEQAALGTKLFAPPEAITNLHDLKVMLPQFAMPGQPRINYRELPFVHRFYTPPDPDGSVFVLLHGSGGNETTLMPLLNKAAPRATLLGVRGRATEEGFPRWYKRLTPFSFDQNDIKTEAEAFAAFIEGAVKSYGLDPQKVVYVGYSNGANLLNSLLYLHPNLVHKAVLLRSMPVLSDYPHADLKGTDLLVISGKTDAYGKYASELEERLKSSGATVDSDVIPGGHDLGDADVPIIQKWLLQENR; this is translated from the coding sequence ATGACCTTCGCAGCTCTCATACTCGCGCTCCTGGCGACACCGCTTCAATCAGGACTGCTCCAGATGGTATCAGGCATACATCACGTGACGGCCGTCACCCGAAAGGTGCAGGCGAACGTGGACTTCTATGCAGGTTTTCTGGGCATGCGGCTCGTCAAGCAGACAGCCGGTTACGAGGATGTGACGCAACTTCATCTCATCTATGGCGATGCAGTGGGAACGCCGGGTTCCCTCCTCACCTTCCTCGTCTGGGAAGACGGCGCGCCCGGCCGGGCGGGTTTCGGCCAGATCAGCGAAGTCTCGCTGTCGATCGACCCCGCCAGCATCGGCTACTGGCTGACGCGGGCCATGAGCTTCGGCCTACGTTCGGAAGGGCCGGCCGATGAATTCGGCGAGCCTGTACTCAGGCTGAAGGACCCCGACAACATCATCCTCAAGCTCGCAGGTGCAAAGCACCTCACATCGCCGGCGGTCTGGGACGGCGCCTCGATCCCGGTCGAGCACGCCGTCCAGCGCGTGCGCGGCGCAACCATGCTGACGGAGAAGCCGACTGAGAGCCGCAGCTTCATCGAGAGCCATTTCGGTTACCGCTTCCTGGCCAATCGCGGCACGATCGACAGGCTGATCTCGCAATCCGGCGACGTCATCGACGTGCGCGACGCGCGCGGCTTCTGGTCCGGCGCGCCGGGCACCGGCACAGTCGATCACGTCGCCTTCCGCGCCGCGGACGAGGAGACGCTGGATTCCGTCCGCAAGGCACTCGAGGCGACCGACGCCTCGCCGACCAACATGCACGACCGCAAATATTTCCGCTCGCTTTATGCCCGCGAGCCCGGCGGCACGCTGATAGAACTGGCGACCGACAAGCCGGGCATGCTCGTTGACGAAGAGCAGGCCGCCCTTGGGACCAAGCTGTTCGCGCCGCCCGAAGCGATCACCAATCTCCACGACCTGAAGGTCATGCTGCCGCAATTTGCGATGCCCGGCCAACCGCGCATCAATTACCGCGAATTGCCATTCGTCCATCGCTTCTATACGCCGCCGGATCCCGACGGCAGCGTCTTCGTGCTGCTGCACGGCTCCGGCGGCAATGAGACGACACTGATGCCGCTGCTCAACAAGGCGGCCCCGCGTGCGACGCTGCTCGGCGTGCGCGGCCGCGCGACGGAGGAAGGCTTTCCGCGCTGGTACAAGCGCCTTACCCCCTTCTCTTTCGATCAGAACGACATCAAGACCGAGGCGGAGGCCTTCGCGGCGTTTATCGAGGGTGCCGTCAAATCCTACGGGCTCGATCCTCAGAAAGTCGTCTATGTCGGCTATTCCAATGGCGCCAACCTGTTGAATTCGCTGCTCTACCTGCACCCGAACCTGGTTCACAAGGCGGTGCTGCTGCGCTCCATGCCGGTTCTCAGCGACTATCCGCATGCCGATCTCAAAGGCACCGACCTGCTCGTCATCAGCGGCAAGACCGATGCCTACGGCAAATATGCGAGCGAGCTGGAAGAGCGGCTGAAGAGTTCGGGCGCCACTGTCGATTCCGACGTCATTCCAGGCGGCCACGATCTCGGCGATGCCGACGTGCCGATCATCCAGAAATGGCTGCTGCAGGAAAATCGCTGA
- a CDS encoding DMT family transporter encodes MSQAASTLSEASPSNRLALAALILGGAAIGGSPIFVRLSEVGPMATAFWRVALALIPIFIVSLMKKDAGPKPHSLSDYGMLILPGVMLSLDLAAWHLSLTMTSVASATLLANLAPVFVTVIAFVFFGARISGVFLLGLALALAGVVVLKGGPAAIGNGDLSGDGIAMIAAFFYACYILAIGRLRSRFDTIRIMLWSTASAAVFIFPIALVHEGHMLPASVYGWSILFGLAFISHAGGQVAITYALAYLPPAFSSLTLLLQPVVAAILAWALLNEAIGTMQALGAAVVLAGIMVARASRVQV; translated from the coding sequence ATGTCGCAGGCTGCCTCCACCCTTTCCGAAGCCTCGCCTTCCAATCGCCTTGCCCTCGCCGCCCTCATTCTGGGCGGGGCGGCGATCGGCGGCTCGCCGATCTTCGTCCGGCTTTCCGAGGTCGGACCGATGGCCACGGCCTTCTGGCGGGTGGCGCTGGCGCTGATCCCGATCTTCATCGTTTCGCTCATGAAAAAGGATGCGGGCCCGAAGCCACACAGCCTTTCCGATTACGGCATGCTGATCCTTCCGGGCGTCATGCTGTCGCTCGACCTCGCCGCCTGGCACCTTTCGCTCACCATGACCTCAGTTGCCAGTGCGACGCTGCTGGCCAACCTCGCACCGGTCTTCGTCACGGTGATCGCCTTCGTGTTTTTCGGGGCGAGGATCAGCGGCGTTTTCCTGCTCGGGCTTGCCCTGGCGCTGGCAGGCGTCGTCGTTCTGAAGGGCGGCCCGGCAGCCATCGGCAATGGCGACCTCAGCGGCGATGGCATCGCGATGATCGCTGCCTTCTTCTACGCCTGCTATATCCTGGCGATCGGCAGGCTGCGCAGCCGGTTCGATACGATCAGAATCATGCTGTGGAGCACGGCGTCCGCTGCCGTCTTCATCTTCCCGATTGCTCTCGTTCACGAGGGCCATATGCTGCCGGCAAGCGTCTATGGCTGGTCGATCCTCTTCGGTCTCGCCTTTATCAGCCATGCCGGGGGACAGGTGGCGATCACCTATGCGCTGGCCTATCTGCCGCCGGCCTTTTCCTCTTTGACGCTGCTGCTGCAGCCGGTCGTCGCGGCAATCCTTGCCTGGGCGCTGCTGAACGAGGCGATCGGGACGATGCAGGCGCTCGGCGCCGCCGTCGTGCTCGCCGGCATCATGGTTGCCCGCGCTTCTCGCGTTCAGGTTTAA
- a CDS encoding FAD/NAD(P)-binding protein yields the protein MQSKPFPKSERPVVAIIGGGVSGAGVAYHLARANCGERPVILVFEPRAELGRGLAYDTADPAHRINVPAAKMSLQPGDQGEFQAWIETRDAVAGDPQAKQPDGSLFPRRRLFGDYVASLLKPLVEDGRVRHCRVAVTGVEHCAGRWTIRDNKGGVTEADIVAIATSHPPPAAPGRLASRLAAHPRFVADTTKPGALEVIRPHDRVLVIGNGLTAADVIASLAERGHDGPVTAISRRGLRSRGHAPVPQPLFGDFAVDAAHSAGSLLARIRGAIKAAKAEGISWHGVIDQVRAQGHDLWQALPVTERRRLVRHLRPYWDVHRFRIAPQVEAVLDAAIVAGRLDILAGSVADARIEGQLILCTLQPRHQRQPLERRYDAVIVTTGPAHGGILETQPWLAVLAASGHLSLDPTGLGLACTESSEAIGLSGTADSSLLISGPLARGTFGELMGLPQVTEHAFFVASEIAGKLRATSENIHPV from the coding sequence ATGCAGTCCAAGCCTTTCCCGAAGTCTGAACGGCCTGTCGTTGCCATCATCGGCGGCGGCGTCTCCGGCGCCGGCGTCGCCTATCACCTCGCCCGGGCGAACTGCGGCGAGCGTCCCGTCATCCTGGTGTTCGAGCCACGCGCCGAGCTTGGCCGCGGCCTGGCATATGACACGGCCGATCCCGCCCACCGCATCAATGTCCCGGCCGCCAAGATGAGCCTGCAGCCCGGCGACCAGGGCGAATTCCAGGCCTGGATTGAAACCCGCGACGCCGTCGCCGGCGACCCTCAGGCCAAACAGCCCGATGGCTCGCTTTTCCCGCGGCGCCGGCTGTTCGGAGATTATGTCGCCTCCCTGCTGAAGCCGCTCGTGGAAGACGGTCGCGTGCGGCATTGCCGGGTGGCGGTGACCGGTGTCGAGCACTGTGCCGGCCGCTGGACCATCCGCGATAATAAGGGCGGCGTGACCGAGGCCGATATCGTCGCTATCGCCACCAGCCATCCGCCGCCCGCAGCCCCCGGCCGGTTGGCGAGCCGCCTTGCGGCCCATCCCCGTTTCGTCGCCGATACCACGAAGCCGGGCGCGCTCGAGGTGATCCGGCCGCATGACCGGGTACTGGTCATCGGCAACGGCCTGACGGCCGCCGATGTCATCGCCTCGCTTGCTGAGCGCGGCCATGACGGTCCGGTGACCGCGATCTCGCGCCGCGGCCTGCGTTCGCGCGGGCACGCGCCGGTGCCGCAGCCGCTCTTTGGCGACTTCGCCGTGGATGCGGCGCATTCCGCCGGCTCGCTGCTGGCAAGGATCCGCGGCGCCATAAAAGCGGCGAAGGCTGAGGGCATTAGTTGGCACGGCGTGATCGATCAGGTGCGGGCGCAGGGACACGATCTCTGGCAGGCGCTGCCGGTCACCGAGCGACGCCGTCTCGTCCGCCATCTGCGTCCCTATTGGGATGTGCACCGTTTCCGCATCGCGCCGCAGGTCGAGGCCGTGCTCGACGCTGCGATTGTCGCGGGCCGCCTCGACATCCTGGCCGGTTCGGTCGCCGATGCGCGCATCGAAGGCCAACTCATTCTGTGCACCCTGCAGCCGCGTCATCAGCGCCAGCCGCTGGAGCGGCGCTATGACGCCGTCATCGTCACCACCGGCCCGGCCCATGGCGGCATCCTCGAAACCCAGCCTTGGCTTGCCGTCCTTGCGGCAAGCGGCCACCTGTCGCTTGATCCGACCGGCCTCGGCCTTGCCTGCACAGAGTCTTCTGAGGCAATCGGCCTGTCGGGAACGGCAGATTCTTCGCTGCTGATCTCCGGTCCGCTGGCGCGGGGTACATTCGGTGAGCTGATGGGCCTGCCGCAGGTTACCGAGCATGCCTTCTTCGTCGCGTCCGAGATCGCCGGCAAGCTGCGGGCGACCTCTGAAAATATCCATCCGGTCTGA
- a CDS encoding OsmC family protein: MVDLKARPRPTGANAVLGRTGFPHVTSATRGEIDIVTSPSQPGFNPLDLLYASLSACLVLSARIAASQIGVLDRIGEITAEVTGEKATEGLSRVARFNIAFSIKGDIDEETRQKIVHAAEDEICTVSNTIRGNPDFSTTISA, encoded by the coding sequence ATGGTTGATCTCAAGGCCCGTCCCCGCCCGACCGGCGCCAATGCCGTTCTCGGCCGCACCGGTTTTCCACATGTCACCTCCGCCACCAGAGGCGAGATCGATATCGTCACCTCGCCGTCGCAGCCGGGCTTCAATCCGCTCGATCTGCTCTATGCCTCGCTCTCGGCCTGCCTCGTGCTCAGCGCCCGAATCGCCGCCAGCCAGATCGGCGTTCTCGACAGGATCGGCGAGATCACGGCCGAGGTCACTGGCGAGAAGGCGACGGAAGGTCTTTCGCGTGTTGCCAGGTTCAACATCGCCTTCTCGATCAAGGGCGATATCGACGAGGAAACCCGGCAGAAGATCGTCCATGCAGCCGAGGATGAAATCTGCACGGTGAGCAATACGATCCGCGGCAACCCCGATTTTTCGACGACGATATCGGCATAG